A window of the Oncorhynchus mykiss isolate Arlee chromosome 15, USDA_OmykA_1.1, whole genome shotgun sequence genome harbors these coding sequences:
- the tm9sf1 gene encoding transmembrane 9 superfamily member 1, whose amino-acid sequence MMAEIEHPNQQGVCRMIGYCILVLCLVPQITWATVSYKQGDPVTLYVNKVGPYHNPQETYHYYTLPVCRPKEVHHKSLSLGEVLDGDRMAESLYEIKFRENTEKKLLCQLTLTEKEVDQLREAIEELYYFEFVLDDIPIWGFVGYMEESGFLPHSHKVGLWTHLDFNIEYNGNSVIFANVSVKDSKPVPLEDGGAGHGAVGTGGGLALSFSYSVHWFESPLNHARRAERLRDYSFFPKTLEIHWLSIINSLVLVVLLLGFVIIILMRVLKNDFARYNVEEEGGCDDLDQGDNGWKIIHTDVFRFPPYKSLLCAVLGVGAQFLTLATGIIVMALLGMFNVHRHGAINSAAIMLYALTSCVSGYCSCSFYTQIHGQRWVWNIILTSSLFSAPLFLTWSVVNSVHWWSGSTQALPASTVLLLLGAWVLVGFPLTVIGGIVGKNRAGNFQAPCRTRNIARQIPTQPWYKHTAVHMAIGGFLPFSAISVELYYIFATVWGREHYTLYGILLCVFAILLSVGACISVALTYFLLSGEDYRWWWRSVLSTGSTGLFIFVYSVFYYRNRSSMSGLVQSAEFFGYSLLTALVFSLMLGTVSFWASLVFIRYIYRSLKMD is encoded by the exons ATGATGGCTGAAATTGAACATCCTAACCAGCAAGGAGTCTGCCGGATGATAGGTTATTGCATCTTGGTCCTGTGTCTCGTGCCACAGATAACATGGGCTACAGTGAGCTACAAGCAAGGGGATCCTGTAACATTATATGTCAACAAAGTTGGTCCTTACCATAACCCTCAGGAAACGTATCATTACTACACGTTGCCTGTTTGCAGACCTAAAGAG GTGCACCACAAGTCCCTTAGTCTAGGAGAAGTGCTTGATGGGGATCGGATGGCAGAGTCCCTGTATGAAATCAAATTCAGAGAGAATACAGAGAAGAAGTTACTCTGCCAGCTAACCCTCACAGAGAAAGAG GTGGACCAACTCCGAGAGGCCATAGAGGAGCTGTATTACTTTGAGTTTGTCCTGGATGACATTCCCATCTGGGGCTTTGTGGGGTACATGGAGGAGAGTGGCTTCCTGCCCCATAGTCATAAG gtggGGCTGTGGACACATCTGGACTTCAACATTGAGTACAACGGAAACTCTGTGATCTTCGCCAACGTCTCCGTGAAGGACTCTAAGCCAGTGCCCCTGGAGGACGGTGGCGCCGGGCATGGGGCGGTGGGGACGGGCGGCGGGCTGGCACTGTCCTTCTCCTACAGCGTGCACTGGTTCGAGAGCCCTCTGAACCACGCCCGGCGGGCCGAGAGACTGAGGGACTACTCGTTCTTCCCCAAGACCCTAGAGATCCACTGGCTGTCTATTATCAACTCCCTGGTGCTGGTGGTACTGCTGCTGGGCTtcgtcatcatcatcctcatgaGGGTCCTCAAGAATGACTTTGCCAG GTACAATGTTGAGGAGGAGGGCGGCTGTGATGATCTGGACCAAGGGGATAATGGCTGGAAGATCATCCACACAGATGTCTTTAGGTTCCCCCCTTATAAAAGCCTGCTGTGTGCCGTGTTGGGAGTGGGGGCTCAGTTTCTAACCCTGGCCACAG GGATCATCGTCATGGCGCTGCTGGGAATGTTTAATGTGCATCGACATGGTGCTATCAACTCGGCTGCCATCATGCTATACGCGTTGACGAGCTGCGTGTCAGGATACTGCTCCTGTAGCTTCTACACACAGATACATGGCCAGCGCTGGGTCTGGAATATCATCCTCACCTCTTCACTCTTCTCAG CTCCCCTGTTCCTGACTTGGAGTGTGGTGAACTCAGTCCACTGGTGGAGCGGCTCCACCCAGGCCCTGCCTGCCTCtacagtgctgctgctgctgggggcCTGGGTCCTGGTGGGATTCCCCCTCACTGTCATCGGGGGCATTGTGGGCAAGAACCGTGCAGGCAACTTCCAGGCCCCCTGTCGCACACGCAACATCGCCCGCCAGATCCCCACACAGCCCTGGTACAAGCACACGGCTGTACACATGGCCATTGGGGGCTTCCTGCCTTTCAG tgccaTCTCAGTGGAGCTGTACTACATCTTCGCCACCGTGTGGGGACGCGAGCATTACACCCTGTACGGCATCCTCCTCTGCGTGTTCGCCATCCTCCTCTCGGTGGGCGCCTGCATCTCGGTGGCGCTCACCTACTTCCTGCTGTCGGGCGAGGACTACCGCTGGTGGTGGCGTAGTGTGCTGAGCACAGGTTCCACGGGCCTCTTCATCTTTGTCTACTCAGTCTTTTACTACCGCAATCGTTCGAGTATGAGTGGCCTGGTGCAGAGCGCAGAGTTCTTTGGTTACTCACTCCTCACAGCGCTGGTCTTTTCCCTCATGCTGGGTACTGTCTCCTTCTGGGCCTCACTGGTCTTTATTCGCTACATCTACCGCAGCCTCAAGATGGACTAA